In Armatimonadota bacterium, the sequence ATATTTTGTTCCCAAAGTCAGCAAGACAGGCGTGTTGAGGGTAACCGTGTGATAACCTGCTATCGATATGGTCCCGGTTTGGGTGCATACGAGTGTTCCCGATGTCGGCTTTGATGTAGGGCTTTTATAGATTCTGAATTCATAACTTGTGCTGTCTTTCAGAGCATACCACGCTGCTGCTCGCAGAACGCTATTAGAATCGGCAGTAAAGACCATTGCTGCCCATGCCGTATTGCTACCGTAACCCCGCATAGCAACCAAACCCAGGGAATCATAAGAGTATTGAGTATCGTATTCATCGGGCGCGCCTGCAAGAAATACAGTATTTTCATTCGGGACGTCGGCGCTGTAAGCCTTTCCCATATTGGCGTCATAATACGATATCCAGAAGTAACCTGCGCTACCCCAGCCTGTTCCCCAACTGTTTTTTATTAGGAACGCGCCGTTCCCGGACGGTATGCTGGCAAAATTATTGGCTGAGTAGTTGTCGTCCCATCCGACTATGCAAACAGCATGGTTGGGTTCGTTCAATGCCGAACAATAATATGCCGTGGTTGAAGATTTATAATAGCTGCTGCCCCAATAAAATGAGGTGTATACAGCCCCATAGTTCATCACGGCGTTTTTGATTGTGTCATTGTCCGTAGAACTGGCACGGTCCGGCAGAAAGATCACATCCTGCACATGTTTTCTGGGCGAAAGCCCCGACGGTGAGGTGCAAGAGGTGGTGTGGGGATCTTCAGTATCGAGCACGGGACCATCCCATCTGGCCAGATATGCCGTTGCCATTGCCCTATTGCCGCCATAGCAGCATGCATAATCGAACCCATGCCTGTTTTTCATATTATTTTCGGAGAAGTCCCATGTTTCATTGGGCAAAAGATACGATTCCAGAGAACCACATGCAGCGAATGCCCAGCAGCTTCCACAAGGATTTTGATTCTTAACCAGTGTCAACTTTCCCATTGTGCGAAGATCATAAGACGAGGGAAGAGATGAAAATGTCTCACCCAATATAGACACCTTGCGGCTTGATTTGGGTAATACAAAAGGCTCCGGGACGAGTCCGGTGGCGAAAGTGTCCGACTCCGACTCCGACTCGCTGGCGCTCAACGTGCTGACGGCTGCCTGTTTATTGATGTATTCAACAAACTTTGGGTTCATCGGCGCTACCGACGGTCTTGTTCCTACGCCGAGTGTAATTGTGGGTGCGCAAAATGCGCCGACAGCGACAGTGGAGAATACGATGAGTGCCAGGAGTCTAATGATCTTCATCGAGCGTATATCCTTATATGGATTTGATATAATTGTTCCATATTGCACGCGTTCAACCGTAATCTAGCCCAAGCAATGCTATTTGTCAAGGTATCCAAGTTGTTTACAGTCCAATGGAAAGGGGGAAGTTAATGTGCGAAAGATGATATGGATTTTGATAATCGCGGCGACTTTGTGCTCGTGTAAGAAAACAACTGTTGTCGCCGCCGGCAAAGCTGGAGTCAAGATTATGACAATTCAGGTCACCAGCGCTGCATTCAAGGAGGGAGAGAGTATCCCTTCAAAATACACCTGCAAGGGATCGAATATCTCCCCACCGCTTGTATGGACAAATATTCCAAGCGCTGCAAAGACAATTGCCCTTATTGCCGATGACCCTGACGCGCCGATGGGCACATGGGTACACTGGGTGCTCTACAACCTGCCCGGCAATATAAATGAGCTTCCGGAAGCGGTCCCCAATGAACAACACCTGCAAAACGGCGCATCTCAAGGTGTCAACAGCTCAGGCAAGGTTGGCTATCAGGGCCCCTGCCCTCCCAGCGGCACGCACAGA encodes:
- a CDS encoding YbhB/YbcL family Raf kinase inhibitor-like protein, whose product is MIWILIIAATLCSCKKTTVVAAGKAGVKIMTIQVTSAAFKEGESIPSKYTCKGSNISPPLVWTNIPSAAKTIALIADDPDAPMGTWVHWVLYNLPGNINELPEAVPNEQHLQNGASQGVNSSGKVGYQGPCPPSGTHRYYFKVYALDTQLKLSDGTTKSQLLEAMKGHILAEGRLMGRFSH
- a CDS encoding lectin like domain-containing protein, whose translation is MKIIRLLALIVFSTVAVGAFCAPTITLGVGTRPSVAPMNPKFVEYINKQAAVSTLSASESESESDTFATGLVPEPFVLPKSSRKVSILGETFSSLPSSYDLRTMGKLTLVKNQNPCGSCWAFAACGSLESYLLPNETWDFSENNMKNRHGFDYACCYGGNRAMATAYLARWDGPVLDTEDPHTTSCTSPSGLSPRKHVQDVIFLPDRASSTDNDTIKNAVMNYGAVYTSFYWGSSYYKSSTTAYYCSALNEPNHAVCIVGWDDNYSANNFASIPSGNGAFLIKNSWGTGWGSAGYFWISYYDANMGKAYSADVPNENTVFLAGAPDEYDTQYSYDSLGLVAMRGYGSNTAWAAMVFTADSNSVLRAAAWYALKDSTSYEFRIYKSPTSKPTSGTLVCTQTGTISIAGYHTVTLNTPVLLTLGTKYSCVVKLTTPGYNYPIGYEYPYVGYSSAATANSGETYISSNGISWSDMTSQVANASVCLKAFASNPVIVSVGNVKEIADGPYIRLDGVLVSAIYSDCIYVQDPDIPTGIRVDADGAGLSLGQSVTVIGTLGTYKPDGTHKSEREITSASVF